Proteins encoded within one genomic window of Carassius auratus strain Wakin unplaced genomic scaffold, ASM336829v1 scaf_tig00032671, whole genome shotgun sequence:
- the LOC113080971 gene encoding neoverrucotoxin subunit alpha-like — MASLLMYLKQQNYIYICACLCLAYLAVVNAEVNTFPHLSSDGMLQPKADEIGSSTAEILRGARRILKARAVPSASVKVAALGRPLFPGTLYDYRSDSFIPGVTLWDKKLLSENLNSRPKSHTNLDFSSTDSISSKSSLLDVSASLKASFLGGLVEVGGSGRFLQDTKSSNQQSRVTMFYSETSRYEELTMSHLSKFTHPEVFEQKTATHVVIAVLYGAQASMVFDCTLSEEENKQQIEGNLNVMVNNIPKLSGEGNAAFKITEYDNNMAEKITCRFYGDVRLEQNPTTYMEALQTYKQLPALLKDPQNAVPIKVWLYPLHLLNATAARVEREISASVATSIEAIIEELREAERTFNNLSGHTLVNSFRDIRERLHSFQDSFSMYKAMLQKAVGRVLSAVRGGEMEEKSLEDILKIHRSSPFSADKLNQWLSDAKYELNILSSATKSLEGVRIEDSNGLNSILVNPNFLGVLCFTFTSLKYEDPYLSALKEYVTTDRFKELDGEHSMYPVGSISKWFKDSDLVAKIQFNANLFKGIKKPFEGQKVLFIISAISDASNPGSSIYRYEHGQLNDKQIQVGFRMLAGLGN; from the exons ATGGCATCACTCTTGATGTACCTAAAGCAGCAGAACTACATCTACATATGTGCATGTCTTTGTCTGGCATATCTTGCTGTGGTAAATGCAGAGGTAAATACATTCCCTCATCTCAGCTCAGAT ggAATGTTACAACCCAAAGCTGATGAGATTGGGAGTTCAACTGCAGAAATTCTGAGAGGAGCCAGACGAATTTTAAAGGCTCGAG cTGTGCCATCAGCATCAGTGAAAGTAGCAGCCCTAGGAAGACCTCTGTTTCCTGGTACACTGTATGACTACCGCAGCGATTCCTTCATTCCAG GTGTTACTCTGTGGGATAAGAAATTGCTGAGTGAAAATCTGAACAGTCGTCCAAAGTCCCATACAAATCTGGATTTCAGCAGCACTGATTCTATTTCTAGTAAGTCCAGTCTCCTGGATGTAAGCGCCTCTCTGAAGGCCAGTTTCTTGGGGGGGCTTGTGGAGGTGGGAGGATCTGGCAGGTTCCTGCAGGACACCAAATCCTCAAACCAACAGTCCAGAGTTACAATGTTTTACAGTGAAACCTCAAGATATGAAGAGCTCACTATGAGCCATCTGAGCAAGTTCACCCACCCTGAGGTGTTTGAGCAGAAAACTGCTACTCATGTGGTCATTGCTGTGCTGTACGGTGCTCAGGCATCCATGGTGTTTGATTGCACACTATCAGAAGAGGAAAACAAGCAGCAGATAGAGGGAAACCTAAATGTCATGGTAAACAACATCCCTAAATTATCTGGTGAGGGAAATGCAGCTTTTAAAATCACTGAATATGATAATAACATGGCTGAGAAGATCACCTGCAGATTTTACGGTGATGTCCGCCTTGAGCAGAACCCCACCACATACATGGAGGCCCTTCAGACATACAAGCAGCTCCCCGCTCTGCTGAAGGATCCACAGAATGCAGTCCCAATAAAAGTCTGGCTCTATCCTCTTCATCTTCTGAATGCAACAGCAGCTCGGGTAGAGAGAGAAATCAGTGCAAGTGTGGCAACAAGTATTGAAGCTATAATTGAGGAGTTGAGAGAGGCAGAGAGGACATTTAATAACCTGTCAGGACACACATTGGTTAATAGTTTCAGAGACATTAGAGAGAGGCTGCACTCTTTTCAGGACTCATTTAGCATGTACAAGGCAATGCTACAGAAAGCAGTTGGAAGGGTCTTGTCTGCTGTTCGAGGAGGAGAGATGGAGGAGAAGTCTCTGGAAGACATCCTGAAGATCCACAGGAGCTCTCCATTCAGTGCTGACAAGCTGAACCAGTGGTTAAGTGATGCAAAGTATGAACTTAACATCTTGAGTTCTGCCACCAAGTCACTGGAAGGGGTCCGAATTGAAGACTCAAATGGTCTCAACAGCATCCTTGTTAATCCTAATTTCCTTGGAGTGTTGTGCTTTACCTTCACATCGCTGAAGTATGAAGATCCGTATCTTTCAGCCCTGAAGGAGTATGTGACAACTGACCGGTTTAAAGAGCTAGATGGGGAGCACAGCATGTATCCAGTGGGATCTATCAGCAAGTGGTTTAAAGATTCAGATCTCGTGGCAAAGATTCAATTTAACGCCAATCTCTTCAAAGGCATAAAAAAGCCGTTTGAAGGACAGAAAGTCCTTTTCATTATTTCTGCCATCTCTGATGCCTCCAACCCTGGCTCCTCCATCTATCGGTATGAACATGGGCAACTGAATGACAAACAGATTCAGGTTGGTTTCAGAATGCTTGCAGGATTGGGGAATTGA